From Halotia branconii CENA392, the proteins below share one genomic window:
- a CDS encoding cation:proton antiporter subunit C, translated as MLEACIFATILCGFFGIIFKKNLVMKIISMDVMSTGVIAYYVLVASRDGFFTPIVSNAKNGAYADPVPQAVILTAIVIGFSIQALMLVGVMKLARDNPTLESDEIEKNNTP; from the coding sequence GTGTTAGAAGCATGTATATTCGCAACAATATTGTGCGGATTTTTTGGCATCATCTTTAAGAAAAATCTTGTGATGAAAATCATCTCGATGGATGTTATGAGTACGGGGGTTATCGCCTATTACGTGCTGGTTGCATCACGAGATGGATTTTTTACACCAATTGTTTCTAACGCCAAAAATGGCGCTTATGCTGATCCAGTTCCTCAGGCAGTAATATTGACGGCGATCGTGATCGGTTTTTCAATTCAGGCTTTAATGCTGGTAGGTGTGATGAAACTGGCACGGGATAATCCGACTTTGGAAAGCGACGAGATCGAGAAGAACAATACGCCATGA
- a CDS encoding cation:proton antiporter: protein MSNITIAWIALPFFLGFVIYLLPKLDRYLALSVALVSAGYASQLFVTQSPLTLKLLDNFGVTLAIDQLSGYFILTNALVTTAVILYCWQTDKTAFFYTQTIILHGSVNAAFVCADFISLYVALEVISIAAFLLIAYPRTDRSIWVALRYLFVSNVAMLFYLVGAVLVYQADHSFSFAGLRVAPPEALALIFLGLLTKGGIFVSGLWLPLTHSESETPVSAMLSGVVVKAAVYPLVRCALMVNEVDPIVRTFGVGTALLGVFYAVFEKDTKRMLAFHTVSQLGFILAAPSVGGFYALTHGLVKSALFLIAGVLPSRNFKELQHQAIATPIWIALVIASFSISGFPLLSGFGAKVLTTKNLLPWQAIAMNVAALGTAISFAKFIFLPHGGTADVRPAFWAAVSLLIGGLILANVVYYDAYTVENIIKPLATIGIGWLAYFLVFKHSVFKLPRVLERFEHLIGVMSLILILLFWKGFVWLGI from the coding sequence ATGAGTAACATTACAATTGCCTGGATTGCACTACCGTTTTTTTTAGGGTTTGTCATTTATCTACTGCCCAAACTTGACCGCTACCTCGCGCTGAGTGTAGCTTTGGTTTCGGCTGGATATGCTTCACAGTTATTTGTTACTCAGTCACCACTCACATTAAAATTACTTGATAATTTTGGTGTCACATTAGCAATTGACCAATTAAGCGGCTACTTTATCTTGACCAATGCGTTGGTAACAACTGCGGTCATCCTCTACTGTTGGCAAACTGATAAGACAGCTTTTTTTTATACGCAGACCATCATTTTGCATGGTAGCGTCAATGCTGCCTTTGTCTGTGCGGATTTTATTAGTTTATACGTGGCATTAGAGGTAATTAGTATTGCTGCGTTTCTCTTGATTGCCTATCCCCGAACTGACCGATCAATTTGGGTGGCTTTGCGCTACTTATTTGTCAGCAACGTGGCAATGCTTTTTTATCTAGTTGGCGCAGTACTGGTTTATCAAGCGGATCATTCTTTTAGTTTTGCAGGTTTGCGTGTAGCACCACCAGAAGCACTTGCTCTCATATTTCTAGGACTCTTAACAAAAGGTGGAATTTTTGTATCAGGATTATGGTTGCCGTTAACTCACTCGGAATCGGAAACGCCAGTGTCGGCTATGCTGTCGGGAGTTGTGGTTAAAGCTGCTGTCTATCCATTGGTGCGGTGTGCGTTGATGGTGAATGAGGTTGACCCGATAGTGAGAACCTTTGGAGTTGGGACGGCGCTATTAGGAGTGTTTTATGCCGTCTTTGAAAAAGATACCAAGCGGATGCTAGCGTTTCACACAGTTTCGCAGTTAGGCTTTATCCTAGCTGCGCCGTCCGTGGGTGGTTTTTATGCGCTGACACACGGATTAGTCAAATCCGCGCTCTTTTTGATCGCGGGAGTTTTGCCGAGTCGCAACTTCAAAGAACTGCAACATCAGGCGATCGCTACCCCGATCTGGATTGCTTTAGTTATAGCCAGTTTCTCGATCTCTGGCTTTCCCTTGTTGTCTGGCTTTGGAGCGAAAGTGTTGACAACGAAAAATTTACTGCCTTGGCAAGCGATCGCCATGAATGTTGCAGCCTTGGGAACAGCAATATCTTTTGCTAAGTTCATCTTTCTACCGCATGGAGGAACAGCAGATGTCCGGCCTGCTTTTTGGGCAGCGGTGAGCTTGTTGATTGGTGGATTGATTTTGGCTAATGTTGTGTATTACGATGCATACACCGTCGAGAACATCATCAAACCCCTGGCAACCATCGGTATTGGATGGTTAGCATACTTTTTGGTTTTTAAACACTCAGTATTCAAGTTACCGCGTGTCCTGGAGCGATTTGAACATCTAATCGGTGTGATGAGTCTGATTTTAATTTTGCTGTTCTGGAAGGGATTTGTATGGTTGGGCATCTAA
- a CDS encoding Na+/H+ antiporter subunit E has product MVGHLNLILRLAIWFLLTADFSVANIIIGVSIALLLPGRHKTPEALKDWLRVLGEVIVAIPQAYIEALEIIIRPHHREEITMERVKPRRTPGLIFLDIFVITFTPKTIVLKYHEEGWYEVHRVRPRKKT; this is encoded by the coding sequence ATGGTTGGGCATCTAAATCTCATCTTGCGACTGGCTATTTGGTTTTTGCTCACTGCCGATTTCAGTGTGGCAAATATCATCATTGGTGTAAGTATTGCACTTTTATTGCCGGGTCGTCATAAAACCCCGGAAGCATTAAAAGATTGGCTACGTGTGTTGGGTGAAGTCATAGTAGCAATTCCCCAGGCGTATATCGAAGCGTTGGAAATCATCATCCGTCCGCATCACCGCGAAGAGATCACGATGGAACGAGTCAAACCACGACGCACACCAGGACTAATATTTCTGGATATATTTGTGATTACCTTTACGCCTAAGACCATCGTTTTGAAATACCACGAAGAAGGCTGGTACGAAGTCCACCGAGTGCGACCAAGGAAAAAGACATGA
- a CDS encoding monovalent cation/H(+) antiporter subunit G produces the protein MINFLSYLCIGVGIVFWFWGTFPLMGDRSVLFKLHSLSVADTLGSMSIIVGLLLKIPSEWPLLILALISLAIWNTVLGYVLAYCSSSDEDSHE, from the coding sequence ATGATTAACTTTCTTAGTTATCTCTGCATAGGCGTAGGAATCGTCTTTTGGTTTTGGGGAACCTTTCCGTTGATGGGCGATCGCTCTGTGTTATTCAAGCTGCATAGTCTTTCAGTCGCAGATACCCTCGGATCAATGAGTATCATTGTCGGATTGCTCTTGAAGATACCCAGCGAATGGCCGTTGCTGATTCTCGCCCTCATCTCCTTAGCGATTTGGAATACAGTGCTGGGGTATGTGTTGGCTTACTGTTCTAGTAGCGACGAGGATAGCCATGAATGA
- a CDS encoding DUF4040 domain-containing protein, with product MNDNYIYFIVALLPLAACMLVFQVNPYHALVIRGILGAIAALVYTVLGAADVALTEALVGTMLAITLYAVAVRSSLVMRLGVLKDEVIEEQLMDDFRTIFGKYHLRLELITYKDTHSLHQALMDKEVHATCVRSKDNEQEVFEERQRPYHTKTRIQRLYDIMQTELVSPATNLIMVSSVINTPSTLLR from the coding sequence ATGAATGATAACTATATCTATTTCATTGTTGCCCTACTGCCTTTGGCTGCTTGTATGTTGGTATTTCAAGTCAATCCATACCATGCCCTAGTAATTCGCGGCATCCTAGGAGCGATCGCGGCATTGGTATATACCGTCTTAGGGGCGGCGGATGTGGCTTTGACCGAAGCATTGGTGGGTACTATGCTAGCAATTACGCTTTATGCAGTAGCTGTACGCTCATCTTTGGTTATGCGTCTTGGTGTACTTAAAGACGAGGTAATAGAAGAGCAATTAATGGATGACTTCCGCACAATTTTTGGCAAATACCATCTGCGTCTAGAACTAATAACTTACAAGGATACACATTCTTTACACCAAGCATTAATGGATAAAGAAGTTCATGCAACCTGTGTTCGCTCAAAAGACAATGAGCAAGAAGTATTTGAGGAAAGACAGCGACCATACCACACCAAAACCAGAATCCAACGTCTTTATGACATCATGCAAACTGAACTTGTGTCACCAGCAACAAACCTTATCATGGTTAGTAGCGTTATTAACACTCCTTCTACTTTGCTTCGCTAA
- a CDS encoding pirin family protein translates to MSQNTINHLIHDRNARGHAQIGWLDSYHTFSFGSFYDPNRMGFRTLRVINEDHIAPGAGFPTHSHRDMEILTYVLEGAVEHKDSLGTGSVIRPGDAQIMSAGTGIAHSEFNPSPTEPLHLLQIWILPDKQGLAPRYEQKSFPLAEKRGKLRLIAAKDGRDGAVTIHQDVDLYTSVLDDGDVVNYHVKPHRYAWLQIAQGIAILNGEELRAGDGVQISGEEQLEISTNVGTEILLFDLG, encoded by the coding sequence ATGTCTCAAAACACAATTAACCACCTAATTCATGATAGAAATGCCCGCGGTCATGCTCAAATCGGCTGGCTTGATAGCTATCATACATTTTCCTTCGGTAGTTTTTACGATCCGAACCGCATGGGATTTCGGACGCTAAGAGTCATCAACGAAGACCACATTGCTCCTGGTGCTGGATTTCCTACCCACAGTCATCGTGATATGGAAATTCTCACATACGTTTTAGAAGGTGCAGTAGAGCATAAAGATAGTTTGGGTACAGGGTCAGTAATTCGTCCTGGTGATGCTCAGATTATGAGTGCTGGTACTGGAATCGCTCATAGCGAATTTAATCCTTCTCCTACTGAACCACTACATCTACTACAAATCTGGATTCTACCTGATAAACAAGGATTAGCCCCAAGATATGAACAAAAATCTTTTCCTTTAGCAGAAAAGCGTGGCAAACTACGCTTAATTGCTGCTAAAGATGGGCGAGATGGTGCTGTGACAATTCACCAAGATGTTGATTTATACACATCTGTTTTAGATGATGGTGATGTTGTCAATTATCACGTTAAACCTCATCGCTATGCTTGGTTACAAATAGCTCAAGGTATAGCAATCTTGAATGGTGAAGAACTTAGAGCAGGTGATGGAGTGCAAATCAGCGGTGAAGAACAACTCGAAATTAGCACCAATGTTGGCACAGAAATCCTGCTTTTTGATCTAGGTTAA
- the dps gene encoding DNA starvation/stationary phase protection protein Dps, producing the protein MSDNQDLSRLYPTRIDLPAAARSKIVTILNQSLAATLDLKTQTKQAHWNVKGTDFFQLHELFDEMAGELEEYVDMVAERVTALGGYAFGTARLAAANSILPEYPLDILAGMDHVTALADRYAAYAKHVREAIDKTNDLGDADTADLYTEVSRTIDKRLWFLEAHIQVLEINAGNGAAATTNKQPAAVK; encoded by the coding sequence ATGAGCGACAATCAAGACTTATCACGTCTATATCCCACCCGCATTGATCTTCCAGCAGCAGCACGGTCAAAAATCGTCACAATTCTTAATCAGTCTCTAGCAGCAACTTTAGATCTCAAAACCCAGACAAAGCAAGCACACTGGAACGTCAAAGGCACTGATTTCTTTCAGTTGCATGAATTATTTGATGAAATGGCTGGTGAATTAGAAGAGTATGTCGATATGGTTGCCGAACGCGTCACCGCTTTGGGTGGATACGCTTTTGGGACTGCTCGCTTGGCGGCTGCTAATTCTATATTGCCAGAATATCCTCTAGATATTTTAGCAGGCATGGATCACGTCACAGCTTTAGCAGATCGCTATGCAGCTTATGCAAAACATGTCAGAGAAGCGATCGACAAAACTAATGATTTAGGTGATGCTGATACAGCTGACCTTTATACTGAAGTTTCTCGCACCATTGATAAAAGACTTTGGTTCTTAGAGGCTCATATACAAGTATTAGAAATCAATGCCGGTAATGGTGCAGCAGCTACTACAAATAAACAGCCAGCTGCTGTTAAATAA
- a CDS encoding aldo/keto reductase, with product MKYKLLGKSGLRVSELCLGTMTFGEDWGWGASKDESQKIFDTFVAAGGNFIDTANGYTDGSSEKIVGELIAKDRERFVVATKYSFPSQMNENQGDPNGSGNHRKNLMQSLEGSLKRLNTDYIDLFWLHAWDFTTPIEEVMRSLDDVVRQGKVLYIGISDAPAWIVAQANTIAQYQGWTQFVALQIEYNLIQRTPERDLMPMAKAFDLAVTPWSPLGGGVLTGKYNKPLIESSEQGRLANAAAGSISEKSLAIADVVGQVAAEIGCTAPQVALAWLRAQSGVIIPIIGARKLTQFQDNLACLDVTLSPEHLQRLDEVSQIELGFPHDFLQSDMIRDRLFGGTYNTIDNHRI from the coding sequence ATGAAATACAAACTCCTGGGAAAAAGTGGATTACGAGTTTCTGAACTCTGCTTAGGAACCATGACCTTTGGTGAGGACTGGGGTTGGGGTGCTTCTAAAGACGAAAGTCAGAAAATTTTTGATACTTTCGTAGCAGCAGGGGGCAATTTTATTGATACCGCTAATGGTTATACCGATGGTAGTAGTGAAAAGATTGTTGGTGAGTTGATTGCTAAAGACAGAGAACGCTTTGTAGTGGCAACGAAGTATTCTTTTCCCTCGCAAATGAACGAAAATCAAGGCGACCCCAACGGTAGCGGCAATCATCGCAAAAACTTGATGCAGTCATTAGAAGGCAGTCTCAAGCGATTGAATACCGATTATATTGACTTATTTTGGTTACACGCTTGGGACTTCACAACTCCTATAGAAGAAGTTATGCGATCGCTTGATGATGTGGTACGCCAAGGTAAAGTACTTTATATCGGTATTTCTGATGCCCCAGCTTGGATTGTTGCCCAAGCCAATACTATTGCTCAATATCAAGGCTGGACTCAGTTTGTCGCTTTACAAATTGAATATAATTTGATTCAGCGAACTCCAGAAAGAGATTTAATGCCAATGGCTAAAGCCTTTGATTTGGCAGTAACACCGTGGTCGCCTTTGGGTGGTGGCGTGCTGACAGGTAAATACAATAAACCTCTGATTGAAAGCAGTGAACAAGGGCGATTAGCAAACGCCGCAGCCGGTAGTATTTCCGAAAAAAGTTTAGCGATCGCAGATGTAGTCGGTCAAGTGGCCGCCGAAATTGGCTGCACAGCCCCCCAAGTAGCGCTAGCTTGGCTACGCGCTCAAAGCGGCGTGATTATTCCCATTATTGGCGCACGCAAGTTGACTCAGTTTCAAGATAATTTAGCTTGTCTGGATGTGACTTTATCGCCAGAACATCTGCAACGCTTAGACGAAGTAAGTCAAATTGAATTGGGTTTTCCCCATGATTTCTTGCAAAGTGACATGATCCGCGATCGCTTGTTTGGTGGTACATATAACACCATAGACAACCACCGTATCTAA
- a CDS encoding thiol-disulfide oxidoreductase DCC family protein has product MNYYVIYDGNCNLCVTLVQILETLDQGKLFRYASMQDEQALSQWQITPQDCEQGMILIDSNLPQRRWQGSAAAEEIGRLLPLGSIFVDAYRTLPGMKWAGDRFYEQIRDNRYTLFGKRSSTYQSAYCADGSCQTSNE; this is encoded by the coding sequence ATGAATTACTACGTTATCTATGATGGGAATTGTAATCTCTGCGTTACTTTGGTACAAATTCTAGAAACCTTAGATCAAGGCAAGCTGTTTCGCTATGCCTCCATGCAAGATGAGCAAGCACTTTCCCAATGGCAAATTACACCCCAAGATTGCGAACAGGGAATGATTTTAATTGATAGCAATCTGCCACAAAGACGTTGGCAAGGTAGTGCAGCAGCTGAAGAAATTGGGCGATTATTACCATTGGGAAGTATATTTGTAGATGCTTATCGGACATTACCGGGAATGAAGTGGGCAGGCGATCGCTTTTACGAACAAATCCGCGACAATCGCTATACTCTCTTTGGCAAGCGTTCTAGTACCTATCAATCGGCTTACTGTGCCGATGGTAGCTGTCAAACTAGCAATGAGTGA
- a CDS encoding type II toxin-antitoxin system RelE/ParE family toxin: MDIVFKSKKLEKEFNDQRVLEKNQGADRAKRIRRRLDDLRAANVLEDMRNIPGRCHELLYDRAGQLSLDLDHPYRLIFEPTDTPIPTKPDGGIDWSKITAVRILGVEDTHD, from the coding sequence ATGGATATTGTGTTTAAAAGCAAAAAACTTGAAAAAGAGTTTAATGACCAGAGAGTTCTAGAGAAAAATCAAGGTGCAGATAGAGCAAAACGCATTCGACGGAGGCTTGATGATTTACGTGCTGCCAACGTACTTGAGGATATGCGAAATATTCCAGGACGTTGCCACGAATTGCTTTATGACCGCGCAGGTCAGTTATCTCTGGATTTAGATCATCCATATCGGCTGATATTTGAGCCGACAGATACACCGATTCCGACCAAACCAGATGGTGGCATTGACTGGAGTAAAATAACTGCCGTTAGAATACTAGGCGTGGAGGATACCCATGATTAA
- a CDS encoding HigA family addiction module antitoxin, translated as MINEIQNQYTPDYVSPPGETLLEVLEEWGMSQADLAERTGRPKKTINEIINGKAALTPETALQLERVLNIPASFWNNRERQYREALARQDEQERLKKQVAWLDQIPVKAMIKSEWIQYYQDKVEQLREVLNFFAVASPEQWEAIWCKTNVYFRKSQTFPSDPGAVASWLRRGEIEAAEIACASYDANKFREVLQKIRTLTVEPPDIFQPEVVRLCAKAGVAVVFVPQIPKARTSGATHWLKPDKALIQLSLRYKTNDHLWFAFFHEAGHILLHGKRDLFLEGTDVASVEDQQKEQEANRFAADILIPPAKLKQFLASVPKLSKANITHFGCEIGIAPGIIVGRLQHDEILPPSYCNDLKQKLEWCLEEQEN; from the coding sequence ATGATTAATGAGATCCAAAATCAATACACGCCAGATTACGTTTCTCCTCCTGGGGAGACTCTTCTTGAAGTCCTAGAAGAGTGGGGGATGTCCCAGGCAGATCTGGCAGAACGCACTGGGAGACCAAAAAAAACAATTAACGAAATCATCAATGGTAAAGCAGCACTTACTCCAGAAACGGCATTACAACTAGAGAGGGTATTAAATATACCTGCTAGTTTTTGGAATAACCGCGAACGTCAATATCGAGAAGCTTTAGCGCGACAGGATGAACAAGAGCGCTTGAAAAAGCAAGTAGCTTGGCTTGATCAGATTCCTGTAAAAGCAATGATTAAGTCCGAATGGATTCAGTACTATCAAGATAAAGTTGAGCAACTTCGGGAAGTGCTAAATTTTTTTGCTGTCGCCTCCCCTGAACAATGGGAGGCAATATGGTGTAAGACTAATGTATACTTTCGTAAGTCTCAGACGTTCCCAAGTGATCCTGGTGCTGTTGCTAGTTGGCTACGTCGTGGAGAGATTGAAGCAGCTGAAATTGCTTGTGCTAGTTATGATGCTAACAAATTTAGAGAAGTACTGCAAAAAATCCGCACTTTGACCGTAGAGCCACCAGATATTTTCCAACCAGAAGTAGTGCGGTTATGTGCTAAAGCTGGTGTAGCTGTGGTTTTTGTACCTCAAATTCCTAAGGCAAGAACTAGTGGAGCAACTCATTGGTTGAAGCCTGATAAAGCCCTGATTCAACTCAGTTTACGCTACAAAACAAATGACCATTTATGGTTTGCCTTCTTCCACGAAGCTGGTCACATTTTGCTACATGGTAAGCGTGATTTATTTTTAGAGGGTACAGATGTTGCATCTGTTGAAGATCAACAAAAGGAACAAGAAGCAAACAGGTTTGCGGCTGATATACTTATTCCGCCTGCAAAGCTGAAGCAGTTCCTGGCATCAGTTCCAAAATTGAGTAAAGCAAATATTACGCATTTTGGTTGTGAAATCGGTATTGCACCAGGAATTATAGTTGGTAGACTTCAGCATGATGAAATTTTACCACCCAGTTACTGCAATGACCTCAAACAAAAGCTTGAGTGGTGTTTAGAAGAACAAGAAAATTGA
- a CDS encoding DUF6875 domain-containing protein: MQLYTVTEIEQTQQDLPYLIEVMEWVKSFLARHHPNLGRPGPVCPFVPYALKSNSIQMAVIRGNNLTFQQLEEIVKCYRDIFLQGDTKDKEFDIYRAFLLIFPDVHINENFQLIDRIQQKLKPLFVESGLMLGEFHRNTQSSGLHNPNFRPLRSPIPLLAIRFMVDSDLPFLQNPDDDPYLRSKYLEAYLKRFAHTSTDKAKLNTAYQALALAKEQIQEILINS, from the coding sequence ATGCAACTATACACAGTTACAGAAATTGAGCAAACCCAGCAAGATCTTCCCTATTTAATTGAAGTTATGGAGTGGGTTAAAAGTTTTTTAGCAAGACATCATCCTAATTTAGGAAGACCAGGCCCGGTTTGTCCTTTTGTACCTTATGCTCTCAAATCAAATAGTATTCAAATGGCGGTTATTCGTGGAAATAATTTAACTTTTCAGCAATTAGAAGAGATTGTGAAATGCTACCGAGATATATTCCTTCAAGGGGATACAAAAGACAAAGAATTTGATATCTATAGAGCCTTCTTACTTATTTTCCCTGATGTTCACATAAATGAAAATTTTCAATTAATAGATAGGATTCAGCAAAAACTTAAGCCGTTGTTTGTTGAATCAGGATTAATGCTAGGGGAATTTCATCGAAATACTCAAAGTTCAGGTCTGCACAACCCAAATTTTCGCCCCTTACGTAGTCCTATTCCATTGCTGGCTATTCGTTTTATGGTTGATTCTGATCTTCCTTTTCTTCAAAATCCAGATGATGATCCTTACTTGCGTAGTAAGTATCTTGAAGCTTATTTAAAACGTTTTGCTCATACTTCTACAGATAAAGCAAAGTTAAATACTGCTTATCAAGCATTAGCTTTAGCTAAAGAACAAATTCAAGAAATTCTCATAAATTCTTAA
- a CDS encoding type II toxin-antitoxin system PemK/MazF family toxin, translating to MVVKRFDVFLVNLDPTIGSEIQKTRPCVVISPDEMNRYIATVIVAPMTTKGQVYPTRIACQFQGKDGQIVLDQIRTVDKARLIKQLGQISDYEQKAVLDTLAEMFAE from the coding sequence ATGGTAGTTAAGCGTTTTGATGTTTTCCTGGTTAATCTTGATCCTACTATTGGTAGTGAAATTCAAAAAACGCGTCCCTGTGTAGTGATTTCGCCAGACGAGATGAACCGCTATATCGCTACTGTAATTGTTGCTCCAATGACTACAAAGGGGCAAGTTTACCCCACACGCATAGCTTGTCAGTTTCAAGGCAAAGATGGACAGATTGTCCTTGATCAAATTCGCACAGTGGATAAAGCTCGATTAATTAAACAGCTTGGTCAAATTAGTGACTATGAGCAAAAAGCAGTTCTTGATACCTTGGCTGAAATGTTTGCCGAGTGA
- a CDS encoding AbrB/MazE/SpoVT family DNA-binding domain-containing protein, producing the protein MGAVIKTRIVKIGNSQGVRIPKPLLEQSGIHTEVEIEVHGNHLIVRAAPKLRVGWEEAFAAMAEQHDDVLLDDVSSTDWDQLEWEW; encoded by the coding sequence ATGGGCGCAGTTATTAAAACCCGAATTGTTAAAATCGGTAATTCTCAGGGTGTTCGTATTCCTAAACCTCTTTTAGAACAAAGCGGTATTCACACAGAGGTAGAAATTGAGGTTCATGGTAATCACCTAATTGTTCGTGCTGCGCCGAAATTACGGGTTGGGTGGGAAGAAGCTTTTGCAGCAATGGCAGAACAACATGATGATGTTCTGCTAGATGATGTAAGCTCAACAGACTGGGATCAGCTTGAATGGGAATGGTAG
- the bioU gene encoding (S)-8-amino-7-oxononanoate synthase BioU yields the protein MNLQQVKGSPKFSPAIRIGVLGFGGLGQAAARVLSPKREMILVAAADQKGYAYAAEGLNTQECIAAYQSQGSVGYLEPVGTLTNDSIQDLIASTHPVDGYFLALPNLPNDFIPSVAKEFIKAGWRGVLVDAIKRTSAVEQLLAMKEELQAAGITYMTGCGATPGLLTAAAALAAQSYAEIHKVEITFGVGIANWEAYRATVREDIGHIPGYTVETAKAMTDAEVEALLDKTNGVLTLENMEHADDIMLEFAGICDRDRVTVGGVVDTRNPKKPLSTNVKVTGRTFEGKISTHTFTLGDETSMAANVCGPAFGYLKAGQQLHQRGIYGIFTAAEIMPQFVK from the coding sequence ATGAATTTACAACAAGTCAAAGGTTCTCCAAAATTTTCGCCAGCTATCCGCATCGGAGTACTGGGTTTCGGCGGACTAGGGCAAGCAGCCGCCAGAGTACTATCTCCTAAACGGGAAATGATTTTAGTCGCAGCGGCAGATCAAAAAGGCTACGCTTACGCTGCTGAAGGATTAAATACTCAAGAATGCATTGCAGCTTACCAGTCTCAAGGTTCAGTGGGTTATTTAGAACCAGTTGGTACATTAACAAATGATAGTATTCAAGATTTAATCGCCAGCACTCATCCTGTAGATGGGTACTTTTTGGCTTTACCTAATCTGCCAAATGACTTTATTCCTTCTGTTGCCAAAGAATTTATCAAAGCTGGTTGGCGTGGAGTATTAGTAGATGCAATTAAGCGCACTAGTGCCGTAGAACAGCTATTAGCAATGAAAGAAGAATTGCAAGCAGCTGGAATTACCTACATGACAGGATGTGGGGCTACACCAGGACTTCTAACCGCCGCCGCAGCTTTAGCCGCCCAAAGCTACGCTGAAATTCACAAAGTAGAAATTACCTTTGGGGTAGGAATAGCTAACTGGGAAGCTTACCGTGCCACTGTTCGAGAAGATATTGGTCATATTCCTGGTTACACAGTGGAAACTGCTAAAGCGATGACTGACGCAGAAGTAGAAGCTTTACTAGATAAAACCAATGGCGTGTTGACCTTAGAAAATATGGAACACGCCGATGATATAATGTTAGAATTTGCCGGAATTTGCGATCGCGATCGCGTTACTGTTGGTGGTGTAGTCGATACTCGTAACCCCAAAAAGCCCCTCAGCACCAACGTTAAGGTAACAGGACGCACCTTTGAAGGCAAAATTTCCACTCATACCTTTACTCTAGGTGATGAAACCAGTATGGCCGCGAATGTTTGTGGTCCTGCCTTTGGTTATCTGAAAGCTGGTCAACAATTGCATCAGCGCGGCATCTATGGCATATTCACAGCAGCCGAAATCATGCCTCAGTTTGTGAAATAA
- a CDS encoding four helix bundle protein gives MSINSYRDLKVWQFSMDLVEQIYCITENFPKHEVYQLSSQMQRAAVSIPSNIAEGHARESTKEFVRYLSITLGSLAELETQVMLAQRRAYIDKEKLIFTLSQTDEIGRMLRGLQKSLKTKLGTRY, from the coding sequence ATGAGTATTAATAGTTATAGAGACTTAAAAGTTTGGCAGTTTAGTATGGATTTAGTTGAACAAATTTATTGTATAACTGAGAATTTTCCAAAGCATGAGGTCTATCAACTATCTAGTCAAATGCAAAGAGCGGCGGTGTCAATACCGTCGAATATAGCAGAGGGACACGCTAGAGAATCAACTAAGGAGTTTGTGCGATACTTATCAATAACATTGGGTTCATTGGCAGAGTTGGAAACCCAAGTTATGTTAGCCCAAAGACGGGCATATATAGACAAAGAAAAATTGATATTTACTTTGAGTCAGACAGATGAAATCGGCAGGATGCTACGAGGACTACAAAAATCTCTCAAAACCAAACTAGGGACTAGATATTAG